A DNA window from Rhizobium sp. NXC14 contains the following coding sequences:
- a CDS encoding FAD-dependent oxidoreductase, producing MTQNSTIDVLISGAGAAGLTLAIELARRGISFRLIEKLNDPFRGSRGKGIQPRTQEVFEDMGILDRIVALGGAYPKQREYRNDGSFIDSDAMVREEATPAEPYHLPLMVPQFLTERVMRERLIELGHRPEFGCELIGFEQDEAGVTAQLNSQSGDETIRVRWLVGADGGRSVVRHALDIGFPGKTLGVRAIVADVALTGLDRDAWHRFGEGDMQRQLALCPLAGTDLFQIQGPIPLEGEIDLSAAGLTALVRERTGRENVDVQSVSWASAYTMNARLSDRYRLGRIFLVGDAAHTHPPTGGQGLNTSVQDAYNLGWKLAAVVAGAPDQLLDSYEEERRPIAAAMLGLATKLLDALKRGDVRRGREVHQLDIGYPESSVALEKPERRCGLLAGDRAPDAALAGAAGQPRRLFDMFRGAHWTLLCYEVDQTVVPPRKGLHIHRVGRSGDLLDESGHFRSVYALTPGDHVLVRPDGYIGAIVASGAASALEAYFAKVGLAA from the coding sequence ATGACACAGAATTCGACAATCGACGTGCTGATATCAGGGGCCGGCGCAGCCGGGCTGACGCTGGCGATCGAGCTGGCGCGCCGTGGTATATCTTTTCGCCTGATCGAAAAGCTAAACGACCCTTTCCGCGGCTCGCGCGGCAAGGGCATTCAGCCGCGAACGCAGGAGGTCTTCGAGGATATGGGTATCCTCGACCGGATCGTCGCGCTCGGCGGCGCCTATCCCAAGCAGCGGGAATATCGCAACGACGGAAGCTTTATCGACTCCGACGCCATGGTGCGCGAGGAGGCGACGCCTGCCGAGCCCTATCATCTTCCGCTGATGGTGCCGCAGTTTCTGACCGAGAGGGTGATGCGCGAGCGCCTCATCGAGCTGGGACACCGGCCGGAATTCGGCTGCGAGCTTATCGGTTTCGAACAGGACGAGGCGGGCGTGACGGCGCAACTCAATAGCCAATCCGGTGACGAGACCATTCGCGTCCGATGGCTGGTTGGCGCCGATGGCGGCCGCAGCGTTGTACGCCACGCGCTGGATATCGGCTTTCCCGGCAAGACGCTCGGCGTGCGCGCCATCGTCGCCGATGTCGCGCTGACGGGGCTAGATCGCGACGCCTGGCATCGCTTTGGCGAAGGCGACATGCAGCGGCAGCTGGCCCTTTGCCCGCTGGCGGGAACCGATCTGTTCCAGATCCAGGGACCGATCCCTCTCGAAGGCGAGATCGACCTATCCGCAGCGGGTCTGACCGCCTTGGTGAGGGAACGCACCGGCCGCGAGAATGTTGACGTCCAGTCGGTCTCCTGGGCCTCGGCCTACACCATGAACGCCCGGCTTTCCGACCGCTACCGGCTCGGCCGCATCTTTCTCGTCGGCGATGCCGCGCATACGCATCCGCCGACCGGCGGCCAGGGCCTCAATACCAGCGTCCAGGATGCCTATAATCTCGGATGGAAACTGGCTGCGGTCGTCGCCGGAGCCCCCGATCAGTTGCTCGACAGCTACGAGGAAGAGCGCCGCCCGATTGCCGCGGCGATGCTTGGCCTTGCGACCAAACTTCTCGATGCGCTGAAGCGCGGTGACGTCAGACGTGGCCGCGAGGTTCATCAGCTCGATATCGGCTATCCCGAATCCTCCGTCGCGCTGGAAAAGCCGGAACGCCGCTGCGGTCTGCTTGCCGGCGATCGCGCGCCGGATGCCGCGCTCGCCGGTGCGGCCGGTCAGCCAAGGCGGCTGTTCGACATGTTCAGGGGCGCCCATTGGACTCTACTCTGCTACGAGGTCGACCAGACAGTCGTGCCGCCGCGCAAGGGTTTGCACATCCACAGGGTCGGCCGGAGCGGCGACCTCCTGGATGAAAGCGGGCATTTCCGCAGCGTCTATGCCCTGACGCCGGGCGACCATGTGCTCGTGCGTCCGGATGGCTATATAGGTGCCATAGTCGCATCCGGCGCCGCTTCAGCGCTGGAAGCCTATTTCGCCAAGGTCGGCCTCGCGGCATGA
- a CDS encoding MarR family winged helix-turn-helix transcriptional regulator: MPSTINVQNTHISEKLRELHGALIEIVSVMNRPQRDEQMVREAGISLDRALFPLLVTVERLGPIGVVELADRAGRDYTTVSRQVAKLESLELVERRESAADRRVREAVISPKGKAMTDRIDAARERMGRAIFASWDEHDFNELVRLMRKFASDIGDSAEEPRGEGG; the protein is encoded by the coding sequence ATGCCGTCAACAATAAATGTGCAAAATACACATATATCGGAAAAGCTGCGCGAACTGCATGGGGCTTTGATCGAAATCGTCAGCGTGATGAACCGGCCCCAGCGAGACGAGCAGATGGTGCGCGAAGCAGGTATTTCGCTCGATCGCGCCCTGTTTCCGCTGCTGGTGACGGTGGAACGCCTCGGCCCGATCGGCGTTGTCGAACTCGCCGACCGCGCCGGGCGCGACTACACCACTGTCAGTAGACAGGTCGCCAAGCTGGAGAGCCTGGAGCTGGTCGAGCGTCGGGAAAGTGCCGCCGACCGTCGCGTGCGCGAGGCTGTCATCAGTCCGAAAGGCAAAGCGATGACGGACCGCATCGACGCCGCGCGCGAGCGGATGGGCCGCGCGATCTTCGCAAGCTGGGACGAGCACGATTTCAATGAGCTGGTGCGGCTTATGCGAAAATTTGCCAGCGATATCGGCGATAGCGCTGAGGAGCCTCGTGGAGAGGGCGGCTGA